A segment of the Streptomyces pactum genome:
CGGCCGACGCCGAGCAGCACGAGGTCAAGGACCACGGCGTCGCGACGTTCGAACGGCAGCGCGCCGAGACCGACGCCCTGCTCGGCGACCGGCTCGACCTCTACCAGATCCACTCCCTCACCCCCGACAGCCCGGCGCTCACCGACAAGGACCTGCACGCGAAACTGGCCGAGGCCGCCGCGCGGGGCGTCACCGTCGGCTTCTCCACCAGCGGACCCGCCCAGGCCGACGCCATCCGCGCCGCGCTCGCCGTGACCGTCGACGGCGAACCCCTCTTCCGCACGGTGCAGTCCACGTACAACGCGCTGGAGACCTCCGCCGGGCCCGCGCTGGCCGAGGCGCACGAGGCCGGGCTCACCGTGATCGTCAAGGAGGGCATGGCCAACGGGCGCCTCGCGGAGCCGCATGCGCCGGAAGCCCTGAAGGCCGTGGCGGAGGAAACCGCCCTGGGGTGCGACGCGGTCGCTCTCGCGCTGGTCCTGCGGCAGCCCTGGACCGGAGTCGTCCTCTCCGGCGCCGCGACCGTGAACCAGCTCGGCTCGAACCTGCACGCCGCCGTGGTCGACTTCGACGAGGACCAGGTGGCGCGCCTGGGCGCCCTCGTCGAGGACCCGCACACCTACTGGGAGCGGCGCGCGCGGCTGCCCTGGCACTGACCCCGCCGAGGCGGGCGGCCGTCCCGGCACCGGCCCTCGTCCAATAAGCGGGCGGCCGTCCGGACAGCGGCCCTCGTCCCGGCGCCGGCCCCCGTCGAAGCGGGCGGCCATCCCCGCCACCGACTCCGAGAAGCCGTGACCGCACCGTGAGCTGAGTCACGCATGCCCTGTGTGAGACGAAGCTGTCTCATGTGGGTTACTGTTGTCTCATGGCTGTTGATCGTGACCAGGTACTGCGCAGCGCCGCGGCCCTGCTGACCCGCAGACCCACCGCGACCATGGACGAGGTCGCCAGGGCGGCCGGACTGAGCCGGGCCACGCTGCACCGGCACTTCGCCGGGCGTGACGCCCTCGTGCGGGCGCTGGAGTCGCTCGGCATCGCCGTGTGCGAGGCCGCCCTGGACGCGGCCCGCCTCGACGACGGACCGGCGGCCGGCGCGGTGCGCCGGCTCGTGCGCGAGATCGAACCCGCGGCCGGCCTGCTCGCCTTCCTCTACACCGAGAACCAGCTCTTCGAGGGCGAGGAGCAGAACGAGGGCTGGGCCCGCCTCGACGCCCGGATGGCCGCGGTGTTCCGCCGCGGCCAGGAGAACGGCGAGTTCCGCATCGACCTCACCCCGGCCTGGCTCACCGAGGCGCTCTACGGCCTGCTGGCCTCCGGCGCCTGGGCCGTGACCGAGGGCCGGGTGGCCCGCAATGACATGTCCCACATGGTCGTCGAGCTGCTGCTCGGCGGCGCCGTCCGAAGAGAGGAACCATGACCCGCACCCTGCAGTCGGCGCACACGACCGAGGCGGTGAAGCGCCCCGGCCGCTGGCTCGCGCTGTCCGTCCTCGTGCTGGCCGTGCTGCTGGTGGCCGTCGACGCGACCGTTCTCGGTCTCGCGACCCCCTACATCAGTGAGGATCTCGCGCCCTCCGGCACCCAGTTGCTCTGGATCGGCGACGTCTACTCCTTCGTCATCGCCGGTCTCCTCGTCTCCATGGGCAGCCTCGGCGACCGCATCGGCCGCAAGCGGATCCTGCTCATCGGCGCCACGGCGTTCGGCGCGATATCGGTCCTCAACGCCTACGCGTCCACGCCCGAGCTGATGATCGTCGCCCGGGCCCTGCTCGGCGTCGCGGGCGCCACCCTGATGCCCGCCACCCTCGCCCTGATCCGCAACCTCTTCCAGGACCCGCGCGAACGCAGCCTTGCCGTGGGCATCTGGGGCGCCGCCGCCTCGGCCGGTGCGGCGGTCGGTCCGGTGGTCGGCGGATTCCTGCTGGAGCACTTCTGGTGGGGCTCCGTCTTCCTCATCAACCTGCCCGTGATGGTCGTCCTGGTCGTCGTCGGCAGCAAACTCCTGCCCGAGTCCCGCAACCCGGACCCGGGCCCCTGGGACCTGCTCAGCGTCACCCTCTCCCTGGTCGGCATGGTCGGTGTCGTGTACGCCGTCAAGGAGGCCGCCGCGCACGGGTTCGCCTGGGCCACGCTCGCCGCGGGCCTGCTGGGCGCCGCCGCGCTCTACGGATTCGTCCGCCGCCAGCTCACCATGCCGACCCCGCTGCTCGACATGCGGCTCTTCCGCAGCCGCGGCTTCAGCGGCGCGGTGCTGGCCGACCTGCTGACCATCCTGGGCCTGTCGGGGCTGGTGTTCTTCCTCTCCCAGTACCTGCAACTGGTGCAGGGCAGGCGGCCGCTCGAGGCGGGTCTGGCCGAACTGCCCGCAGCCGTCGGAGCTGTGGCGGCAGGCCTGATCGCCGGTCGCGCGGCCCGGCGCTTCTCGGTCCGTGCCGTGGTCTGCGGCGGACTGGCCGCCATCGGTCTGGCGCTGGCCGCGCTGACCGTCGTCGGCCAGAACACCGGCTACCCGCTGCTCGGCGCGGTCCTGCTCGTCGTCGGTGTGGGCGCCGGATTCTCGTTCACCGTGACCGCCGACGTGATCCTGTCCAGCGTGCCGGGCGAACAGGCGGGAGCCGCCTCCGCGGTCTCCGAGACGGCGTACGAACTCGGCGCCGCCCTCGGCATCGCGGTGCTCGGCTCCATCGTGACCGGCGTCTACCGCGACTTCACCGGCCCGGCGGGCACCCCGGCCGCGGCTCACGAGTCGCTGGGCGGCGCGGTGGAGGCCGCCTCGGACCTCCCCGCGCACACGGCCGGAGCCCTGCTGGACGCCGCCCGCCAGGCCTTCGTCGACGGGCTGACCCTCGCGGCGGGCGTCGGCGCGGCCGTCCTGCTGGCCGCCGCCGCGGCTTCCTGGTTCCTGCTGCGGGGACAGCGCCTGGAAGACGGGGTGCAGCACCCCTAGCCGCACGCGCACGTCGGGGGGCGGGCGCCGAAGGTGCCGTACGACGGTGACCGGCCGCGGAGGGCGGACCTCCCCCGCACTCGCGGCCCACTCCGGCGGGCGGTCCCGCCCCGCGGCGGCGGCACCCGCCGGATGGGACGCGGACGGCGGGCCGCCCGGGAAGCGGCCCGCCGTCCAGAAGTCCCGCGGCCCTACGCCGCCTTGGCCTTGCTCGCGTACATGTCCACGTACTCCTGCCCGGACAGCCGCATGACCTCGGTCATCACGGAGTCGGTCACCGCCCGCAGGACGTAGCGGTCGCGGTCCATGCCCTCGTAGCGGGAGAACTCCATCGCCTCGCCGAAGCGGACCGTGACCTTGCCCGGCCGGGGCAGACCCGCGCCCCCCGGCTGGAGCTTGTCGGTGCCGATCACGGCGAACGGCACGACGGGGGCGCCGGTCATCAGGGTGAGCCGGGCGATGCCGGTGCGGCCGCGGTAGAGACGGCCGTCGGGGGAGCGGGTGCCCTCCGGGTAGATGCCGAAGACCTTGCCCTCGTCCAGCACGCGGCGGCCGGTCATCAGGGCCGCGACCCCGCCCCGGCCGCCGTCCCGGTCGACCGGGATCATGCCGACGCCGGTGAAGAACCAGGCCATCAGCCGCCCCTTGAGGCCCTTGCCGGTGACGTACTCGTCCTTGCCGATGAAGAAGACCTGCCGGTCGCAGCTCAGGGGCATGATGACCGAGTCGATGAAGGTGAGGTGGTTGCCGGCCAGGATCACCGGGCCGTCGCCCGGGATGTTCTCCACGCCTTCCACCTGTGGGCGGAACATCAGGCGCATGATCGGGCCGAGCACTGCCTTGATGAGCGCGAAGCGGGACAACGGGTCCTCCGGTGTCGGGGATGCGGTATGAGTCTGTGCAGGTGAGGACATTACTCGCGGCCGGGGGTGTCACGCACGTCGGGTCACCCGGGTCTTACACGGTGTTGACGTGCGTTCACCTGCGGTGCGGGGGTGCCGCGCCGCCGTGACACCCACGCGAGGATGTGAGGCAGGTCGCGTCCCCGGGGTGGGAACCGCGTGCCGATCCTCGCCGCACTCGCCGTGCTCCGTGTCGTCATGGCCGCCGCCGTCACCGTCCTGGTCCGCAGGGACCGGCGTCGTTGGTCCGGGAGCCCGGACACGGCCCGGATCGAAGCACACGCGACGCGCGGACCGCGCGAGGCGCGCCGCTGGAGCCGTGCCGCCGCCCCCTTCTCCGTGGCCACGGGCCTCGTCGAGCACCGCCGCGACGACGCCCGTGGTCACTGTCCGCGTACCCCGCCCGGCGGTCGTGAAGCCGACACTCCGTCAGCGGCCGCCACGCCGACGCCCCGTCAGGCGTCGTCGCCCGTTCGCCGCCTCACTGTCCTGCCTGCTCCGTCACCGGCCCGCCCGTCACCGCCTTGCCTGTTCCGCCACAGCACAGCCACAGCCACCGCCCCGCGCCACCGTCCCGCCCGCCCCACCGGCGCCTCCGCGCCCATACGACATCCCCAGGCACCCGCGTGTTCCGGCCGTGGTCTCCCGCTCGCCATGTACGCGCCCCTACGATCGGCCCGCACCGACGGTCAACGACAGGAGGCCCTGATGGGAACGCAGGAGTCGGACGAGCAGGTGGGTGGCGGCACCGGACGGCGGGCGCTCCTCGGAGCGGCGGTGCTCGGCGCGGGCGGAGCCGTACTCGGCCTGTCCGGCACGGCGAGAGCCGCCGACAGCCGGCACGGCGGCGGACGCGGCGGCGTGCGGAGCCTGCCCGTGCCGACGGTCATCGGCCACCGCGGAGCCAGCGGTTACCGCCCCGAGCACACCTTCGGCTCCTACGAGCTGGCCCTCGACATGGGCGCCGACATCGTCGAGGCCGGTGACCTGGTCCCCACCAGGGACGGCCACCTGGTCTGCCGGCACGAGCCGGAGATCGGCGGCACCACGGACGTCGCCGACCACCCCGAGTTCGCCGACCGCAGGCGCACCAAGTCGCTCGACGGCGTCTCCGTCACCGGCTGGTTCACGGAGGACTTCACACTCGCCGAGCTCAAGACGCTCCGCGCGACCGAGCGCATCCCGGCCAACCGGCCGCACAACACCCTCTACGACGGCCGCTGGGAGATCCCCACCTTCGAGGAGGTGCTGCGCTGGCAGAACGAGCAGACCCGCAGGCGCGGCAAGCAGGTCTGGATCTACCCGGAGCTCAAGCACCCCACCTACTTCCGCCAACTGGGCCTGGGGACGGAGGAGCGCCTCGCGCGGCTGCTGCGCAAGTACGGCAAGGACCGGAAGAACTCGCCCGTCATCATCCAGTCCTTCGAGCCCACCAGCATCCAGCGGATGAACAGGCTCGTCGGCAACCCCCTCGCCGTCCTGCTGTCCGGCGCGAACAGCCGCCCCTGGGACTTCGTCGAGACCGGCGACCCGCGCACCACGGCCGACCTCATCACGCCCGAGGGCCTCAAGGAGATCGCCTCCTACGCGCAGGGCATCGGTCCCACCTTGGACCTGATCATCCCGAAGGACTCCGCCGGCCGGCTCACCGAGCCGACCACGCTCGTCCGCGACGCGCACCGCGCGGGCCTGATCCTGCACCCGTACACGATGCGCAACGAGAATCCCTTCCTCCCCGCGGACTTCCGTGAGGGCGGCGGCCCGGACGCCTACGGCGACGTCTTCGGCGCGTTCCGGACCTACTTCGCCACCGGCATCGACGGTGTCTTCACCGACCACCCGGACACGGGCGTGCTGGCACGCGAGGACTTCGTCAACAACTGAGGGGCCGACCCCGGTTGGGGTGAGCTTCGGCCGTCCGGGCAACCGCCCGCCCGGGCGGCCGCGTCAGCCCGCATATGACGCACGACCTGGTCACCTCCCTGCGCCCGCTGCTCACCGCCGAGGCATCGGCCGAGGCATATGCATCCGGGGCGGAGCCCGGCGATCTCGAACAGGCGGTCTGGCTGCGCCTGCTGGAACGCCTGGAGGCCGACGGCCCGCCGCACGACCCGCACCGCTGGCTGCGCAGCGCCGTGCGCACCGAGGCCCGCCGCACCCGGCGCACGGCGCGCAACGAGCGGTCGTACGAGACCGAACCCGCCGGCGCCGCCGAACACGAGCCCGAGGAGCTGGCCCTCACCGCGGCCCGGCACCGCGCCCTGCGCGACGCCGTGCGCCGGCTGCCCGGCCGCTGCCCCCGGCTGCTGGAGGCCCTGCTGTCACCACAGGACCTCACATACCGGGAAATCGCGGGGGAGTTGGGTATCTCACAAGGCAGTCTTGGCCCGGAACGCTCCCGATGTCTGGGATGTCTGCGGCGATTGCTGACGCCGGAGGTTGCGGCACGCTGAGGGCGGGGATAGGAGTGGGGGACCACAGCGGATCAGGTGAGCGGGAGGCATGCACACATGGGCATGAGTGTGACCATCTCGGCGGCGACCGACCAGGATGCCGAGCAGATCTTCCGGCTGCAGTACCTCTGCTTCCAGAGCGAGGCGGCGCTGTACGGCAACTACCGCATCGACCCGCTCGTCCAGACCCTCGACTCGGTGCGCGAGGAGGTCCGTGCCGACTGCGTCTTCGTGGCGCGCCTCGGCGACGAGGTCGTCGGCTCGGTGCACGGCCGGGCCACCGAGGACGGGGCGGCGTCCATCGGCAAGCTGTGCGTCCATCCGCGGCTCCAGGGACACGGCATCGGGGCCCGCCTGCTGCGGGCCGCCGAGTCGGCGCTCGTCGAGGAGCGCGGCGCCAAGCGCTTCCGCCTGCACACCGGGCACCGCAGCGAGAGCCACCTGCGGCTGTACCGGCGGGTCGGCTACGAGACGGTGGGCACCGCGCAGGGCGCGGACGGCGTCCCCATGATCGTCCTGGAGAAGCCGGCCGGGGCGTACGCGACCACGGCCTGAGGCTCCGGCGGGAGCCGGGCCCGGCCGCCGCTACGCGGTGCGGGCCCGGCGCAGCCAGTACACGGCCGACAACGGCAGCAGCACGGGGATGAAGAGGTACCCCATCCCGTAGTCCGACCACACGGTGGCGTCGGGGAAGGCGGACGGCTCCACCAGCGTCCAGGTGCCGACCGTCAGGACGCCCACGAGCTCGGCGGCGCAGCACACCAGCGCGGCCTTGCGGGCCGTCTCGCCGCCGCGCACCAGGGTGTAGGTGATGAACCCGTAGACGACGCCCGCGACGGCCGACAGCGTATAGGGGAGCGGCGCCCGGTCGAACTCGGTGGCGATCTGGTACGCGGACCGCGACACGGCGCCGACGACCATCACCCCGTACAGCCACACCAGCAGGATGCCGGGGCCGCCGATCAGTCGCTTCCGGCCCGTCTTCGCCTCCGTGGCCACCACCTCAGCCTCCCCAGATGTCATACAGCCGCACCTCGAGGACGGCGAGGACGACACCGCCGGCGGCGGCCGTCACCGAGCCCCAGCGGGTGCGCTCGGCCAGCGACATGAACCCGGCCGCCGGGACACAGGCGAAGGCGCCCAGCAGATACGCCACGAAGATCGTCGTGCCCTGGCCCGGTTCCTCGCCCCGCGCGAGCTGCACGATCCCGACCACGAGCTGGATCAGCGCCAGCACCGAGACCACGGCCATGCCGATGAAGTGCCAGTCCTTCGTGGGCTGGTCACGGTAGGCCGCCCAGCCGCACCAGGCGGCGAGCAGCAGCGCGGCGACCCCGGTCACCAGCGTCAGGACGTCAAGCATGGCAGTGACCCTATTACGGCCCAAAAGGCCCGCCGCCCCCGGCCCCGTCCGGTGACGACCGGGCGCGCCGTAGGGTCGGGGACATGAAGATCCACGCCCAGGCCCTCCTGTTCGACAACGACGGAACCCTCGTCTCCTCCCTCGAGTCCGTGCGCCGCTGCTGGACGCGGTGGGCCGGTGAGTACGGGATCACGGCTCAGGAGTTCGCGCGGGTCGAGCTGCACGGACGGCCGGCCGCGGAGATAGCCGCCGACCTGCTGCCGGCGGGCGTGGTGCCCGAGGCCGTCGCGCGGATCGAGCAGCTCGAGGTCGAGGACGTACCGGGCGGGGGCGTGCACCTGCTGCCCGGCACCAGGGAGCTCCTCGACGCGCTGCCGGCCGACCGCTGGGCCGTCGTCACCTCGGCGACCCGCCGGCTCGCCGAGGCCCGGCTCGGCGCCGTCGGCATCCTGCCCAAGACGCTCGTCGCCGCCGACGACATCACCCGCGGCAAGCCCGACCCCGAGCCCTACCTGCTCGGCGCCCGCGCCCTGGGCGTCGACCCGGCCGCCTGCGTCGTCTTCGAGGACGCC
Coding sequences within it:
- a CDS encoding aldo/keto reductase — its product is MPFARLAAATTPTCHIGLGLAAVGRPGYINLGRDRDLPADRSVEAMRERTHDLLDAAYAQGVRYFDAARSYGRSEEFLAGWLRERPDVDDVVVGSKWGYTYTADWTADAEQHEVKDHGVATFERQRAETDALLGDRLDLYQIHSLTPDSPALTDKDLHAKLAEAAARGVTVGFSTSGPAQADAIRAALAVTVDGEPLFRTVQSTYNALETSAGPALAEAHEAGLTVIVKEGMANGRLAEPHAPEALKAVAEETALGCDAVALALVLRQPWTGVVLSGAATVNQLGSNLHAAVVDFDEDQVARLGALVEDPHTYWERRARLPWH
- a CDS encoding TetR/AcrR family transcriptional regulator produces the protein MAVDRDQVLRSAAALLTRRPTATMDEVARAAGLSRATLHRHFAGRDALVRALESLGIAVCEAALDAARLDDGPAAGAVRRLVREIEPAAGLLAFLYTENQLFEGEEQNEGWARLDARMAAVFRRGQENGEFRIDLTPAWLTEALYGLLASGAWAVTEGRVARNDMSHMVVELLLGGAVRREEP
- a CDS encoding MFS transporter, producing MTRTLQSAHTTEAVKRPGRWLALSVLVLAVLLVAVDATVLGLATPYISEDLAPSGTQLLWIGDVYSFVIAGLLVSMGSLGDRIGRKRILLIGATAFGAISVLNAYASTPELMIVARALLGVAGATLMPATLALIRNLFQDPRERSLAVGIWGAAASAGAAVGPVVGGFLLEHFWWGSVFLINLPVMVVLVVVGSKLLPESRNPDPGPWDLLSVTLSLVGMVGVVYAVKEAAAHGFAWATLAAGLLGAAALYGFVRRQLTMPTPLLDMRLFRSRGFSGAVLADLLTILGLSGLVFFLSQYLQLVQGRRPLEAGLAELPAAVGAVAAGLIAGRAARRFSVRAVVCGGLAAIGLALAALTVVGQNTGYPLLGAVLLVVGVGAGFSFTVTADVILSSVPGEQAGAASAVSETAYELGAALGIAVLGSIVTGVYRDFTGPAGTPAAAHESLGGAVEAASDLPAHTAGALLDAARQAFVDGLTLAAGVGAAVLLAAAAASWFLLRGQRLEDGVQHP
- a CDS encoding glycerophosphodiester phosphodiesterase; the protein is MGTQESDEQVGGGTGRRALLGAAVLGAGGAVLGLSGTARAADSRHGGGRGGVRSLPVPTVIGHRGASGYRPEHTFGSYELALDMGADIVEAGDLVPTRDGHLVCRHEPEIGGTTDVADHPEFADRRRTKSLDGVSVTGWFTEDFTLAELKTLRATERIPANRPHNTLYDGRWEIPTFEEVLRWQNEQTRRRGKQVWIYPELKHPTYFRQLGLGTEERLARLLRKYGKDRKNSPVIIQSFEPTSIQRMNRLVGNPLAVLLSGANSRPWDFVETGDPRTTADLITPEGLKEIASYAQGIGPTLDLIIPKDSAGRLTEPTTLVRDAHRAGLILHPYTMRNENPFLPADFREGGGPDAYGDVFGAFRTYFATGIDGVFTDHPDTGVLAREDFVNN
- a CDS encoding sigma-70 family RNA polymerase sigma factor, with translation MTHDLVTSLRPLLTAEASAEAYASGAEPGDLEQAVWLRLLERLEADGPPHDPHRWLRSAVRTEARRTRRTARNERSYETEPAGAAEHEPEELALTAARHRALRDAVRRLPGRCPRLLEALLSPQDLTYREIAGELGISQGSLGPERSRCLGCLRRLLTPEVAAR
- a CDS encoding GNAT family N-acetyltransferase, which produces MGMSVTISAATDQDAEQIFRLQYLCFQSEAALYGNYRIDPLVQTLDSVREEVRADCVFVARLGDEVVGSVHGRATEDGAASIGKLCVHPRLQGHGIGARLLRAAESALVEERGAKRFRLHTGHRSESHLRLYRRVGYETVGTAQGADGVPMIVLEKPAGAYATTA
- a CDS encoding HAD family hydrolase, coding for MKIHAQALLFDNDGTLVSSLESVRRCWTRWAGEYGITAQEFARVELHGRPAAEIAADLLPAGVVPEAVARIEQLEVEDVPGGGVHLLPGTRELLDALPADRWAVVTSATRRLAEARLGAVGILPKTLVAADDITRGKPDPEPYLLGARALGVDPAACVVFEDAPAGLQSGRAAGMTTVALATTHRPDELDADLVVTDLSALSALVTGAGVELSVRG